In one window of Festucalex cinctus isolate MCC-2025b chromosome 14, RoL_Fcin_1.0, whole genome shotgun sequence DNA:
- the ism1 gene encoding isthmin-1, translated as MVRLAAELLLLLGLLLLTLHITVLRSSPLPPANVSLSLDQSENIIHTQSSSSDQRTPEGSWRSGAEHRFTHRSSALPWGQGAGSNVHKDGPGAFLLDLQNFPDLSKADINGQNPNIQVTIEVVDGLEAHEPEKGHRKESKPNWASPNWRNWWPHTSSTTHQGQEPDRSFGSDGEDSNFLRPPADWDRRGGAGDRGKPQTEYDYMDGEGDWSNWSLCSVTCGNGNQKRTRSCGYACTATESRTCDMPNCPGIEDAFKTAATEVSLLAGTDDFNATELFGVDTDSCERWMNCKSDFLKKYMTKVANDLPSCPCSYPTEVAYSTANVHDALSRRNFRWKDASGPKEKLDIYKSTARYCIRSMLTLESTTLAAQHCCYDDSMKLITRGKGAGTPNLISTEFSADLHYKVDILPWIICKGDWSRYNQARPPNNGQKCRDNPQEEDYYKQFEEAREF; from the exons ATGGTGCGGCTGGCTGCAGAGCTCCTGCTGCTCCTGGGACTTCTCCTCCTCACCTTGCACATCACCGTGCTCCGGAGCAGCCCGCTGCCGCCGGCCAACGTCAGCCTGAGCTTGGATCAGAGCGAG AATATCATCCACACACAAAGCAGCTCATCGGACCAACGGACTCCCGAAGGTTCCTGGCGGTCTGGTGCAGAGCACCGCTTCACTCATCGGTCCTCCGCCCTGCCGTGGGGGCAAGGCGCTGGCAGTAACGTCCACAAAGATGGCCCTGGAGCTTTCCTCCTGGATCTGCAGAATTTCCCCGACCTCTCCAAAGCTGATATCAATGGGCAGAATCCCAACATACAG gTGACAATTGAGGTTGTGGATGGATTGGAGGCACACGAACCAGAAAAGGGTCACCGCAAGGAGAGCAAACCTAACTGGGCTTCTCCTAACTGGCGAAACTGGTGGCCTCACACTTCTTCCACCACTCATCAAGGGCAAGAGCCCGATCGCTCCTTCGGAAGCGACGGTGAGGACAGCAACTTCCTGAGGCCGCCGGCGGACTGGGACCGGAGAGGCGGCGCAGGAGACAGAGGCAAACCCCAAACGGAATATG ACTACATGGATGGAGAGGGGGACTGGAGTAACTGGTCACTGTGCAGTGTCACCTGTGGAAATGGCAACCAGAAGAGAACCCGGTCTTGTGGTTACGCCTGCACTGCCACTGAGTCCAGAACCTGTGATATGCCCAATTGTCCAG GTATTGAAGATGCTTTCAAGACCGCTGCGACTGAAGTGAGCCTGCTTGCCGGAACAGATGATTTCAATGCCACTGAGCTCTTTGGTGTTG ACACAGACAGCTGTGAGCGATGGATGAACTGCAAGAGCGACTTCCTGAAGAAATACATGACTAAGGTGGCCAACGACCTTCCCAGCTGCCCTTGCTCGTACCCAACTGAGGTGGCGTACAGCACCGCCAATGTGCACGACGCTCTTTCACGAAGAAATTTCCGATGGAAAGATGCCAGCGGGCCAAAAGAGAAACTGGACATCTACAAATCCACGGCCCGCTACTGCATTCGCTCCATGCTGACACTGGAGTCCACCACACTGGCCGCACAGCACTGTTGCTACGACGACAGCATGAAGCTCATCACGCGAGGCAAAGGCGCCGGGACACCCAATCTTATCAGTACCGAGTTCTCGGCTGACCTGCACTACAAAGTGGACATCTTGCCGTGGATCATATGCAAGGGAGACTGGAGTCGCTATAACCAGGCCAGGCCACCAAACAATGGACAAAAGTGTCGTGATAATCCTCAGGAAGAGGATTACTACAAGCAATTTGAAGAAGCAAGGGAGTTCTAG